A genomic segment from Longimicrobiaceae bacterium encodes:
- a CDS encoding GMC family oxidoreductase N-terminal domain-containing protein, whose translation MNERRTTEMSTSEVWDEIVVGAGSSGAVLAARLSEQPDRRVLLLEAGPDFPDPEHLPEPLRDARLPVTAGYNWDFAANLRSSGRFQNLLQSAAVAAMAPRDMFSAARAAMRAPQPLSATLQQFPYFLGRVVGGSSAVNGAVALRPFPEDFARWAALGNAGWSWDDVLPAFRKIETDHDFPSALHGSEGPLPVRRPSTRALHDLQAAFLEACRGLGLADVADMNGSSAPGVGPVPVNSVDHVRVSTAIAYLAPARGRPNLTVRGGCTVARVVFEGRRAVGVEVVSADGRRAIVYGKRITLSAGAVNTPAVLLRSGVGNEGLCRSLDVAPVLDLPGVGENLADHPAVMFWMVPRDGEGPEASLSHEVMARAASAPGRTPDLNLFILSNFHTSSVPMLGDLLRSPRANAISVVLSDPASRGRVFLEDPDPASKPVIELNFGSAPEDVERLKAGVRLAWKIVQSRPIAERTRSVFLWTEAIVGSDHLLKSAIDRFINATWHPVGTAKMGPAADRMAVVDPRFRVHGLEGLRVVDASVMPVIPRAPTSMTCMVLAERAAEWMARETD comes from the coding sequence TGGAGGCGGGGCCGGACTTCCCCGACCCGGAGCACCTCCCGGAGCCGCTCCGCGACGCCCGGCTCCCCGTGACCGCCGGCTACAACTGGGACTTCGCGGCCAACCTGCGCAGCAGCGGCCGCTTCCAGAACCTGCTCCAGTCCGCCGCCGTGGCCGCCATGGCGCCGCGCGACATGTTCTCCGCCGCGCGGGCGGCCATGCGCGCGCCGCAGCCCCTGTCGGCCACGCTGCAGCAGTTCCCCTATTTCCTGGGCCGTGTGGTGGGCGGCTCGTCCGCGGTGAACGGGGCCGTGGCGCTGCGCCCCTTCCCGGAGGACTTCGCCCGCTGGGCCGCGCTGGGGAACGCCGGGTGGAGCTGGGACGACGTGCTCCCCGCCTTCCGGAAGATCGAGACCGACCACGACTTCCCGAGCGCCCTGCACGGGAGCGAGGGGCCGCTCCCGGTGCGCCGCCCGTCCACGCGGGCGCTGCACGACCTGCAGGCCGCCTTCCTGGAGGCGTGCCGCGGGCTGGGGCTGGCCGACGTGGCGGACATGAACGGCTCCTCCGCCCCGGGCGTGGGGCCGGTGCCGGTGAACAGCGTGGACCACGTCCGCGTCTCCACCGCCATCGCATACCTGGCCCCCGCGCGGGGACGCCCGAACCTCACGGTCCGCGGCGGGTGCACGGTGGCCCGCGTCGTCTTCGAGGGCCGGCGCGCGGTGGGGGTGGAGGTGGTCTCCGCCGACGGCCGCCGGGCCATCGTGTACGGGAAGCGGATCACGTTGAGCGCCGGGGCCGTGAACACCCCCGCCGTCCTGCTTCGCTCCGGAGTGGGGAACGAGGGGCTCTGCCGCTCGCTCGACGTGGCCCCGGTGCTCGACCTCCCGGGCGTGGGCGAGAACCTGGCGGACCACCCGGCGGTGATGTTCTGGATGGTTCCCCGGGACGGCGAGGGGCCGGAGGCGTCGCTCTCGCACGAGGTGATGGCCCGGGCCGCTTCCGCCCCCGGCCGCACTCCCGACCTCAACCTCTTCATCCTCAGCAACTTCCACACCTCCTCGGTGCCCATGCTGGGGGACCTGCTGCGCTCGCCGCGGGCCAACGCCATCTCCGTCGTCCTGTCCGATCCCGCCTCGCGGGGGCGGGTGTTCCTGGAGGACCCGGACCCGGCGAGCAAGCCCGTGATCGAGCTGAACTTCGGCTCGGCGCCGGAGGACGTGGAGCGCCTCAAGGCCGGGGTGCGGCTGGCCTGGAAGATCGTCCAGTCGCGCCCCATCGCGGAGCGGACCCGCTCCGTGTTCCTCTGGACGGAGGCCATCGTGGGCAGCGACCACCTCCTGAAGAGCGCGATCGACCGCTTCATCAACGCCACCTGGCACCCGGTGGGGACGGCGAAGATGGGTCCGGCCGCCGACCGCATGGCGGTGGTGGATCCGCGCTTCCGCGTCCACGGCCTGGAGGGGCTGCGGGTGGTGGACGCGTCGGTGATGCCGGTCATCCCCAGGGCGCCCACCAGCATGACCTGCATGGTGCTGGCCGAGCGCGCCGCGGAGTGGATGGCGCGCGAGACGGACTAG
- a CDS encoding outer membrane lipoprotein-sorting protein, with translation MDRFSRLVTGRPIVTLAFVLLATLGLGFGATRLDTRNNQDSELPASDPIVRTNDRLKEVFGDKASVLIGLEADDVFTPGTLRKVAELSERLKQVEGVIEDEIVSLATVNNIEGREWGLEVGRILDEVPGTPEEVERLRATVRANDMLNGQLVSEDGTLTLIQANLEKGYDQEAVHAQVFALAQEFGGPERIHVAGDAVQPQEIDRGIQADLHLLLPLVLLFTLVGLYFSFRTWRGVWIPFAVVVLSVVWTMGLMGHIGLPVTVVSSTLPILMVAISNSYGIHILARYYEQVKDGVAEPARRGLERIGPAVLMTGITSALGSATLLTFRVTSIREFGIIAALGVLATTVVSLTFTPAVLALLKPKGGKAAERHWIDRLTVPLGSFAVRRRNMVFAGAAVVFAVSVVGISRIQIGNDLSEYFPADHRLRTAFDVFNAKLGGVRRMEIMVEGPEADAVKDPEMLRRIQAFQEYAEGFPEVGRTSSFADVVRRIHQEMNGGDPAYHVVPDSRDLVAQYLLLYSMSGNPADFAQIVDYDYQRARIQVMLTTSDQGDQRRLYEQFQKYAAENMGPGVKMEFGGDVMFWLAQIHYVAVGKVYNIIAAVCIVLLFCTLVFRAFSVGLLSIVPLVVSTTLTFGLMGFLGIRLEMGTAIITSIAVGIGVDFALHYLMHLRQEIHEHADAETAVARVQLTTGRAIVFDMLSNVLGFSVLIFSGFMPIRYFGWLVSLTMLTVGIGTLLLMPALVTALRPRFGTGRVTPGSHPVTTHLREVPMPKREIAVPALLFFALLAGAPAAASAQALTGKQIIERNDAMRAVNDEQVDFRMQLINKRGQKRERQVTWMLKEDAQRNQKALIRFLAPADVRGTGLLSVENPDREDDQWLYLPALRKSRRISAANKSDSFVGSDFAFEDVGPEEMDQYEYRLVREAPLQGVPVYVVEAVPNNDKRRRESGYSRREIFVRKDNFAIARVNFYDKQGELLKTLEARDIRQIPSTRTWRAHTMEMKNQKTGHSTVIVYGDFAVNRGLADDAFSMRELERGL, from the coding sequence ATGGACCGTTTCTCTCGTCTCGTGACCGGGCGGCCGATCGTCACCCTGGCCTTCGTCCTCCTGGCGACGCTGGGGCTGGGCTTCGGCGCGACGCGCCTCGACACGCGCAACAACCAGGACTCCGAGCTCCCGGCGAGCGACCCGATCGTCCGGACCAACGACCGCCTGAAGGAGGTGTTCGGCGACAAGGCGAGCGTGCTCATCGGGCTGGAGGCCGACGACGTGTTCACCCCGGGCACCCTGCGCAAGGTGGCCGAGCTCTCCGAGCGGCTGAAGCAGGTGGAGGGGGTGATCGAGGACGAGATCGTGAGCCTCGCCACCGTCAACAACATCGAGGGGCGCGAGTGGGGCCTCGAGGTGGGGCGGATCCTGGACGAGGTGCCCGGGACGCCCGAGGAGGTCGAGCGCCTGCGCGCCACGGTCCGCGCGAACGACATGCTCAACGGGCAGCTCGTCTCCGAGGACGGGACGCTGACGCTGATCCAGGCGAACCTGGAGAAGGGGTACGACCAGGAGGCCGTCCACGCGCAGGTCTTCGCCCTGGCGCAGGAGTTCGGGGGCCCCGAGCGGATCCACGTCGCGGGCGACGCCGTGCAGCCCCAGGAGATCGACCGGGGGATCCAGGCGGACCTGCACCTCCTCCTCCCCCTGGTGCTCCTGTTCACCCTGGTCGGGCTGTACTTCTCGTTCCGCACCTGGCGCGGGGTGTGGATCCCGTTCGCGGTGGTGGTGCTGAGCGTCGTGTGGACGATGGGGCTGATGGGGCACATCGGGCTCCCGGTGACGGTGGTGTCCTCCACCCTCCCCATCCTGATGGTGGCCATCTCCAACTCGTACGGGATCCACATCCTGGCCCGCTACTACGAGCAGGTGAAGGACGGCGTGGCGGAGCCTGCGCGGCGGGGGCTGGAGCGGATCGGGCCGGCCGTGCTGATGACGGGGATCACCTCGGCGCTGGGCTCGGCGACGCTCCTCACCTTCCGGGTCACCTCCATCCGCGAGTTCGGCATCATCGCGGCGCTCGGCGTGCTGGCGACCACGGTGGTGTCGCTCACCTTCACCCCCGCCGTCCTCGCCCTCCTCAAGCCGAAGGGCGGGAAGGCCGCGGAGCGGCACTGGATCGACCGGCTGACCGTCCCGCTGGGGAGCTTCGCGGTCCGCCGCCGGAACATGGTCTTCGCCGGCGCGGCGGTGGTGTTCGCCGTTTCCGTCGTGGGGATCAGCCGGATCCAGATCGGCAACGACCTGTCGGAGTACTTCCCGGCGGACCACCGCCTGCGCACCGCGTTCGACGTGTTCAACGCCAAGCTCGGCGGCGTGCGGCGCATGGAGATCATGGTGGAGGGGCCGGAGGCGGACGCCGTCAAGGACCCGGAGATGCTGCGCCGGATCCAGGCGTTCCAGGAGTACGCCGAGGGCTTCCCGGAGGTGGGGCGGACCTCCTCGTTCGCCGACGTCGTCCGCCGCATCCACCAGGAGATGAACGGGGGCGACCCGGCGTATCACGTGGTCCCCGACTCGCGCGACCTCGTGGCGCAGTACCTCCTGCTGTACTCCATGTCCGGGAACCCCGCGGATTTCGCGCAGATCGTCGACTACGACTACCAGCGCGCCCGGATCCAGGTGATGCTGACCACCTCCGACCAGGGGGACCAGCGCCGCCTCTACGAGCAGTTCCAGAAGTACGCCGCGGAGAACATGGGCCCCGGCGTGAAGATGGAGTTCGGGGGCGACGTGATGTTCTGGCTGGCGCAGATCCACTACGTGGCGGTCGGCAAGGTCTACAACATCATCGCCGCGGTCTGCATCGTCCTCCTCTTCTGCACCCTGGTCTTCCGGGCGTTCTCGGTCGGCCTGCTGAGCATCGTCCCGCTGGTGGTCTCCACGACGCTCACCTTCGGGCTCATGGGCTTCCTGGGGATCCGCCTGGAGATGGGGACCGCCATCATCACCTCCATCGCGGTGGGGATCGGCGTCGACTTCGCCCTGCACTACCTGATGCACCTCCGCCAGGAGATCCACGAGCACGCGGACGCCGAAACGGCGGTCGCCCGGGTGCAGCTCACCACCGGGCGGGCCATCGTGTTCGACATGCTCTCGAACGTGCTGGGCTTCAGCGTGCTGATCTTCTCCGGCTTCATGCCGATCCGCTACTTCGGCTGGCTGGTCTCCCTCACCATGCTCACGGTGGGGATCGGCACGCTCCTCCTGATGCCGGCGCTGGTCACCGCCCTGCGGCCCCGCTTCGGCACCGGCCGGGTCACCCCCGGCAGTCACCCCGTCACGACGCACCTCCGGGAAGTACCCATGCCCAAACGTGAGATCGCCGTCCCCGCGCTCCTCTTCTTCGCGCTCCTGGCGGGCGCCCCGGCCGCCGCATCCGCGCAGGCGCTCACCGGGAAGCAGATCATCGAGCGCAACGACGCCATGCGGGCCGTGAACGACGAGCAGGTGGACTTCCGCATGCAGCTCATCAACAAGCGCGGCCAGAAGCGGGAGCGCCAGGTGACCTGGATGCTCAAGGAGGACGCCCAGCGCAACCAGAAGGCGCTGATCCGCTTCCTGGCTCCCGCCGACGTGCGCGGCACCGGCCTGCTTTCCGTGGAGAACCCGGACCGCGAGGACGACCAGTGGCTCTACCTCCCGGCGCTCCGCAAGAGCCGCCGGATCTCCGCCGCCAACAAGTCGGACAGCTTCGTCGGCTCGGACTTCGCCTTCGAGGACGTGGGCCCGGAGGAGATGGACCAGTACGAGTACCGCCTCGTGCGCGAGGCCCCGCTCCAGGGCGTCCCCGTGTACGTCGTGGAGGCGGTGCCGAACAACGACAAGCGGAGGCGCGAGAGCGGCTACAGCCGCCGTGAGATCTTCGTCCGCAAGGACAACTTCGCCATCGCGCGCGTGAACTTCTACGATAAGCAGGGCGAGCTGCTGAAGACCCTCGAAGCGCGCGACATCCGGCAGATCCCCTCCACCCGGACCTGGCGCGCCCACACCATGGAGATGAAGAACCAGAAGACCGGCCACTCCACCGTCATCGTCTACGGCGACTTCGCCGTGAACCGCGGCCTCGCGGACGACGCGTTCTCCATGCGCGAGCTCGAGCGGGGCCTGTGA
- a CDS encoding DUF1302 family protein: protein MSGAGTAGRARRAAGLLLAGAALLAAPRAGAQELQLTGYVEADHQAYFDGGERDRNLGRNQALVQLEARASFGERARLFGAVELRADQADRGRNRAYLDELYADLTFGRLDLRLGKQIVAWGKADGVNPTDHLAPMDFSDPLDTEDERIGIVAVRPRFYLGGVQWEGVVAPVFQASTIPPAGSRWRVPLPATMPHPLDPTRTAVLSYELMPAEEPATTWLNVQYAARASGTVRGWDVSVSGFDGWDDLPWMRRQPLMTGPESVRVEVTPEYLRKRAVGGDLATVVGPYTLRAEGAYVMPDPKAGPDYAQYVLGVERTFGDLMGAGGTMVLLQWVQELASSGYTPEPFDLNHLFQKTVTGRVQHNLTTAAQVVVDGLYDFEADGYYLQPGASYRFGDHLRVEAMVDWLGGDEDRFFGAFSHNRRFQVRVRYLF from the coding sequence GTGAGCGGCGCGGGAACGGCGGGGCGGGCCCGGCGCGCGGCCGGCCTCCTCCTGGCGGGGGCGGCGCTCCTGGCCGCCCCGCGCGCCGGGGCGCAGGAGCTGCAGCTCACCGGCTACGTGGAGGCCGACCACCAGGCCTACTTCGACGGCGGCGAGCGGGACCGCAACCTGGGGCGGAACCAGGCCCTGGTGCAGCTGGAGGCCCGCGCCTCCTTCGGCGAGCGAGCCCGGCTCTTCGGGGCGGTGGAGCTGCGCGCGGACCAGGCCGACCGCGGGCGGAACCGGGCGTACCTGGACGAGCTGTACGCGGACCTCACCTTCGGGCGGCTCGACCTGCGCCTGGGGAAGCAGATCGTCGCCTGGGGGAAGGCGGACGGGGTGAACCCCACGGACCACCTCGCCCCCATGGACTTCAGCGACCCGCTCGACACCGAGGACGAGCGGATCGGGATCGTCGCGGTCCGGCCGCGCTTCTACCTGGGCGGCGTGCAGTGGGAGGGGGTGGTCGCCCCGGTCTTCCAGGCGAGCACCATCCCCCCCGCGGGCTCGCGCTGGCGGGTCCCGCTCCCGGCCACCATGCCGCATCCGCTGGACCCCACGCGGACCGCGGTCCTGTCGTACGAGCTCATGCCGGCGGAAGAGCCGGCGACCACCTGGTTGAACGTGCAGTACGCCGCCCGCGCCTCGGGGACGGTGCGCGGCTGGGACGTGTCGGTGAGCGGGTTCGACGGCTGGGACGACCTGCCGTGGATGCGGCGGCAGCCGCTCATGACCGGGCCCGAGAGCGTCCGCGTCGAGGTCACGCCGGAGTACCTCCGCAAGCGCGCCGTGGGCGGCGACCTGGCCACGGTGGTGGGGCCGTACACCCTCCGCGCGGAGGGCGCGTACGTCATGCCGGACCCGAAGGCGGGGCCGGACTACGCGCAGTACGTGCTGGGGGTGGAGCGCACCTTCGGCGACCTGATGGGCGCGGGCGGGACGATGGTGCTGCTGCAGTGGGTGCAGGAGCTCGCGTCCTCCGGCTACACGCCGGAGCCGTTCGACCTGAACCACCTCTTCCAGAAGACGGTCACGGGGCGGGTGCAGCACAACCTCACCACCGCCGCGCAGGTGGTGGTGGACGGGCTCTACGACTTCGAGGCCGACGGGTACTACCTGCAGCCCGGCGCGTCGTACCGCTTCGGCGACCACCTGCGGGTGGAGGCGATGGTGGACTGGCTGGGCGGGGACGAGGACCGCTTCTTCGGCGCCTTCTCCCACAACCGGCGCTTCCAGGTGCGGGTGCGGTACCTCTTCTAG
- a CDS encoding transporter substrate-binding domain-containing protein: MRRAVLLPGAAAAALLATAAAAQAPRTITFCAATDNLPLSHRDAGVEVELARRLAESLGATARFEWLEHGERPGEALPAGRCDAALGAVVDPGTLADGRRAPGIALTTPYYGAGYALIRRADVAPVRTLAELGDTRIAVETESIPIYTLKQRGNRVYAVHDYDAVVEAVADGRADYGYLWGPLASWLLRDRSDVVLAPEFEPVERWSFSLALRESDGALRERLDAAIRDMVRSGEAARVFGEKGVPYLPPGER; the protein is encoded by the coding sequence ATGAGGCGCGCCGTGCTCCTTCCCGGTGCGGCCGCCGCGGCGCTCCTGGCCACCGCGGCGGCGGCGCAGGCGCCGCGGACGATCACCTTCTGCGCGGCGACGGACAACCTCCCGCTCTCGCACCGGGACGCGGGGGTCGAGGTGGAGCTGGCCCGGCGGCTGGCGGAGAGCCTGGGGGCGACGGCCCGGTTCGAGTGGCTGGAGCACGGGGAGCGCCCCGGGGAGGCGCTCCCCGCGGGCCGCTGCGACGCCGCGCTGGGCGCGGTGGTGGACCCGGGGACGCTGGCGGACGGCCGGAGAGCTCCCGGGATCGCGCTGACGACCCCGTACTACGGCGCCGGGTACGCGCTGATCCGCCGCGCGGACGTCGCCCCCGTCCGCACCCTGGCGGAGCTGGGAGACACCCGCATCGCGGTGGAGACGGAGTCCATCCCCATCTACACGCTGAAGCAGCGCGGGAACCGGGTCTACGCGGTGCACGACTACGACGCGGTGGTCGAGGCGGTGGCCGACGGCAGGGCGGACTACGGGTACCTGTGGGGGCCGCTCGCGTCGTGGCTGCTCCGCGACCGGAGCGACGTGGTGCTCGCCCCGGAGTTCGAGCCGGTGGAGCGCTGGAGCTTCTCCCTGGCGCTCCGGGAGTCGGACGGAGCGCTGCGCGAACGGCTCGACGCCGCCATCCGCGACATGGTGCGGAGCGGGGAGGCGGCGCGGGTGTTCGGGGAGAAGGGCGTACCGTACCTGCCGCCCGGGGAGAGGTGA
- a CDS encoding PQQ-dependent dehydrogenase, methanol/ethanol family translates to MNTLTRRYSMPRLATLVVASLLAAPLAAQQGGMGSPPASGGAGAPDRAPEGSLGFNPAATVTTERIARAPVDEPGNWLTYHGSYAAHRFSRLDQVSTSNAGRLKEAWRMYLPIPHGFEATPLVADGVMYFTTGGHTAVYAVDARTGKELWHRMFKVAEDVPACCDWVNRGLALGDGKVFFVTLDARMVALDARTGAPVWEKTLADWRDGYTATVAPLFVKDKVITGISGGEYGIRGFIDAFDARTGERAWRFWTIPGPGEPGHETWQGELPTWMTGGGPTWVTGSYDPELDLLYWTVGNPGPDFNGEVRPGDNLFTNTVLALDPDDGTRRWHFQWTPHDTWDWDGINEVILADLTIGGRTVKGLIHADKNAHFYVLDRATGQFIHGKPFARQTWAKRLDPQTGRPVIDSVAILTSALEPLCPGPAGAKEWNHMSYSPQTGMAYIPVIENCAVFRTGQAFYRKGLPFWGSVADAAALGPGESHGSLLALDPTTLEKAWEIKTKWPVMSGVLTTAGGLVFWGEADGKLHATDARTGKDVWTHQAPMGMHAPPMTYAVDGKQYVAFPVGWGGWINGFAPGLRGEKTGHLLLVYELPS, encoded by the coding sequence GTCGCCTCGCTGCTGGCCGCGCCGCTCGCGGCGCAGCAGGGAGGGATGGGCTCGCCGCCCGCGAGCGGCGGGGCGGGCGCCCCGGACCGGGCGCCCGAAGGGAGCCTCGGGTTCAACCCGGCGGCCACGGTGACGACGGAGCGCATCGCGCGGGCGCCCGTCGACGAGCCGGGGAACTGGCTCACCTACCACGGCTCCTACGCCGCGCACCGCTTCAGCCGCCTGGACCAGGTCAGCACCTCCAACGCCGGGCGGCTCAAGGAGGCCTGGCGGATGTACCTCCCCATCCCGCACGGCTTCGAGGCCACGCCGCTGGTGGCGGACGGCGTCATGTACTTCACCACCGGGGGCCACACCGCCGTGTACGCGGTGGACGCCCGGACGGGGAAGGAGCTCTGGCACCGCATGTTCAAGGTGGCGGAGGACGTCCCCGCCTGCTGCGACTGGGTGAACCGGGGCCTGGCGCTGGGAGACGGCAAGGTGTTCTTCGTGACGCTGGACGCCCGGATGGTGGCGCTGGACGCGCGCACCGGGGCGCCGGTCTGGGAGAAGACGCTGGCCGACTGGCGCGACGGGTACACGGCCACCGTGGCCCCGCTCTTCGTGAAGGACAAGGTGATCACCGGGATCTCGGGCGGGGAGTACGGGATCCGCGGCTTCATCGACGCCTTCGACGCCCGGACCGGGGAGCGCGCCTGGCGCTTCTGGACCATCCCCGGTCCCGGGGAGCCCGGCCACGAGACGTGGCAGGGTGAGCTCCCCACCTGGATGACGGGCGGCGGGCCCACCTGGGTGACGGGCTCGTACGACCCGGAGCTCGACCTCCTCTACTGGACCGTGGGGAACCCGGGGCCGGACTTCAACGGCGAGGTGCGCCCCGGCGACAACCTCTTCACCAACACGGTGCTCGCCCTGGACCCGGACGACGGCACGCGCCGCTGGCACTTCCAGTGGACCCCGCACGACACCTGGGACTGGGACGGGATCAACGAGGTGATCCTGGCCGACCTCACCATCGGCGGACGGACGGTGAAGGGGCTGATCCACGCCGACAAGAACGCCCACTTCTACGTGCTCGACCGCGCCACCGGCCAGTTCATCCACGGGAAGCCGTTCGCGCGGCAGACCTGGGCCAAGCGGCTCGACCCGCAGACCGGGCGGCCGGTGATCGACTCCGTGGCGATCCTCACCTCCGCCCTGGAGCCGCTCTGCCCCGGCCCGGCCGGCGCCAAGGAGTGGAACCACATGTCCTACTCCCCGCAGACGGGGATGGCGTACATCCCGGTGATCGAGAACTGCGCCGTGTTCCGCACCGGGCAGGCGTTCTACCGGAAGGGGCTCCCCTTCTGGGGGAGCGTGGCCGACGCGGCGGCGCTGGGGCCGGGCGAGTCGCACGGGTCGCTCCTGGCGCTCGATCCCACCACGCTGGAGAAGGCGTGGGAGATCAAGACGAAGTGGCCGGTGATGTCGGGGGTGCTGACGACCGCGGGGGGGCTGGTGTTCTGGGGCGAGGCGGACGGGAAGCTGCACGCCACCGACGCGCGCACCGGCAAGGACGTGTGGACGCACCAGGCGCCCATGGGGATGCACGCGCCGCCCATGACGTACGCGGTGGACGGCAAGCAGTACGTGGCCTTCCCCGTGGGGTGGGGAGGGTGGATCAACGGCTTCGCCCCGGGGCTCCGGGGCGAGAAGACGGGGCACCTGCTCCTCGTGTACGAGCTCCCGTCATGA